The following proteins are encoded in a genomic region of Triticum dicoccoides isolate Atlit2015 ecotype Zavitan chromosome 1B, WEW_v2.0, whole genome shotgun sequence:
- the LOC119319919 gene encoding putative protein ABIL2 isoform X3, whose amino-acid sequence MVEAAGPLRRRGGTMEEVQMEEAFIFSETIKDLKALRPQLYSAAEYFELAYTQEGGKQAVMTNLKEYAVKALVNTVDHLGSISFKVSSLVDQRFDEVAEANLRVSCIQQRAQAIQACVNREGLTQQSLVIAAPKYHKRYILPGDGSVPNAVPNFSEMNKVKSRTTQMHQAFRAAASAAQTKSKDKQASFRKLRSIARAPSQSACSSSPAQHPRFMPPSDTAIPTNRDKRSDSPIYSTTPLTRSGSLSKKSSLLKTSSVRVQTASDPKRLVPLRSYADRYNDDSKESEQTLKKSKKFLKSLLSRRRRCKVSPGPGNDLNYYYYLLES is encoded by the exons ATGGTGGAAGCAGCGGGGCCTCTCCGGCGAAGGGGCGGCACCATGGAGGAGGTGCAGATGGAGGAGGCATTCATCTTCTCTGAAACAATCAAG gATCTCAAGGCTCTGCGGCCGCAACTGTATTCTGCAGCAGAGTATTTCGAGCTAGCCTACACACAGGAAGGCGGGAAGCAGGC GGTGATGACCAACCTCAAGGAGTATGCTGTGAAGGCCCTCGTCAACACCGTAGATCACCTAGGGTCCATATCCTTCAAAGTCTCCAGCCTTGTCGATCAAAGGTTCGACGAGGTGGCCGAAGCCAATCTGCGGGTCTCTTGCATCCAGCAG AGAGCTCAAGCGATCCAAGCATGCGTGAACAGAGAAGGCCTGACGCAGCAATCCTTGGTGATCGCCGCTCCAAAGTATCACAAGAGGTACATCTTACCAG GAGATGGCTCAGTTCCCAATGCCGTGCCCAACTTCAGCGAGATGAATAAGGTCAAGAGCAGGACTACACAGATGCATCAGGCCTTCCGCG cagcagcatctgcagctCAAACGAAAAGCAAAGACAAGCAAGCTTCATTTCG CAAGCTCCGGTCGATTGCCCGAGCACCTTCTCAGAGCGCATGTTCATCCTCTCCAGCACAGCATCCGCGCTTCATGCCGCCTTCTGATACTGCAATACCCACCAATAGAG ATAAAAGATCGGATTCACCAATTTATTCGACAACTCCACTCACAAGGTCTGGGTCACTCTCAAAGAAGTCATCCTTGCTCAAGACATCAAGTGTTAGGGTGCAG ACAGCTTCAGATCCCAAGAGATTGGTGCCGCTGCGGTCATACGCTGATAGGTACAATGATGATTCCAAGGAAAGCGAGCAGACTCTGAAGAAGAGCAAGAAATTCCTCAAGTCTCTGCTCAGTAGGCGCAG ACGGTGCAAGGTGAGCCCTGGCCCTGGAAATGActtgaattattattattatttgctcGAGAGCTAG
- the LOC119319919 gene encoding putative protein ABIL2 isoform X7: MVEAAGPLRRRGGTMEEVQMEEAFIFSETIKDLKALRPQLYSAAEYFELAYTQEGGKQAVMTNLKEYAVKALVNTVDHLGSISFKVSSLVDQRFDEVAEANLRVSCIQQRAQAIQACVNREGLTQQSLVIAAPKYHKRYILPGDGSVPNAVPNFSEMNKVKSRTTQMHQAFRAAASAAQTKSKDKQASFRKLRSIARAPSQSACSSSPAQHPRFMPPSDTAIPTNRDKRSDSPIYSTTPLTRSGSLSKKSSLLKTSSVRVQTASDPKRLVPLRSYADRYNDDSKESEQTLKKSKKFLKSLLSRRRSGKEEPLQDSVP, encoded by the exons ATGGTGGAAGCAGCGGGGCCTCTCCGGCGAAGGGGCGGCACCATGGAGGAGGTGCAGATGGAGGAGGCATTCATCTTCTCTGAAACAATCAAG gATCTCAAGGCTCTGCGGCCGCAACTGTATTCTGCAGCAGAGTATTTCGAGCTAGCCTACACACAGGAAGGCGGGAAGCAGGC GGTGATGACCAACCTCAAGGAGTATGCTGTGAAGGCCCTCGTCAACACCGTAGATCACCTAGGGTCCATATCCTTCAAAGTCTCCAGCCTTGTCGATCAAAGGTTCGACGAGGTGGCCGAAGCCAATCTGCGGGTCTCTTGCATCCAGCAG AGAGCTCAAGCGATCCAAGCATGCGTGAACAGAGAAGGCCTGACGCAGCAATCCTTGGTGATCGCCGCTCCAAAGTATCACAAGAGGTACATCTTACCAG GAGATGGCTCAGTTCCCAATGCCGTGCCCAACTTCAGCGAGATGAATAAGGTCAAGAGCAGGACTACACAGATGCATCAGGCCTTCCGCG cagcagcatctgcagctCAAACGAAAAGCAAAGACAAGCAAGCTTCATTTCG CAAGCTCCGGTCGATTGCCCGAGCACCTTCTCAGAGCGCATGTTCATCCTCTCCAGCACAGCATCCGCGCTTCATGCCGCCTTCTGATACTGCAATACCCACCAATAGAG ATAAAAGATCGGATTCACCAATTTATTCGACAACTCCACTCACAAGGTCTGGGTCACTCTCAAAGAAGTCATCCTTGCTCAAGACATCAAGTGTTAGGGTGCAG ACAGCTTCAGATCCCAAGAGATTGGTGCCGCTGCGGTCATACGCTGATAGGTACAATGATGATTCCAAGGAAAGCGAGCAGACTCTGAAGAAGAGCAAGAAATTCCTCAAGTCTCTGCTCAGTAGGCGCAGGTCTGGAAAAGAAGAACCACTGCAGGATAGTGTTCCTTAG
- the LOC119319919 gene encoding putative protein ABIL2 isoform X4: protein MVEAAGPLRRRGGTMEEVQMEEAFIFSETIKDLKALRPQLYSAAEYFELAYTQEGGKQAVMTNLKEYAVKALVNTVDHLGSISFKVSSLVDQRFDEVAEANLRVSCIQQRAQAIQACVNREGLTQQSLVIAAPKYHKRYILPGDGSVPNAVPNFSEMNKVKSRTTQMHQAFRASAAQTKSKDKQASFRKLRSIARAPSQSACSSSPAQHPRFMPPSDTAIPTNRDKRSDSPIYSTTPLTRSGSLSKKSSLLKTSSVRVQMQTASDPKRLVPLRSYADRYNDDSKESEQTLKKSKKFLKSLLSRRRRCKVSPGPGNDLNYYYYLLES, encoded by the exons ATGGTGGAAGCAGCGGGGCCTCTCCGGCGAAGGGGCGGCACCATGGAGGAGGTGCAGATGGAGGAGGCATTCATCTTCTCTGAAACAATCAAG gATCTCAAGGCTCTGCGGCCGCAACTGTATTCTGCAGCAGAGTATTTCGAGCTAGCCTACACACAGGAAGGCGGGAAGCAGGC GGTGATGACCAACCTCAAGGAGTATGCTGTGAAGGCCCTCGTCAACACCGTAGATCACCTAGGGTCCATATCCTTCAAAGTCTCCAGCCTTGTCGATCAAAGGTTCGACGAGGTGGCCGAAGCCAATCTGCGGGTCTCTTGCATCCAGCAG AGAGCTCAAGCGATCCAAGCATGCGTGAACAGAGAAGGCCTGACGCAGCAATCCTTGGTGATCGCCGCTCCAAAGTATCACAAGAGGTACATCTTACCAG GAGATGGCTCAGTTCCCAATGCCGTGCCCAACTTCAGCGAGATGAATAAGGTCAAGAGCAGGACTACACAGATGCATCAGGCCTTCCGCG catctgcagctCAAACGAAAAGCAAAGACAAGCAAGCTTCATTTCG CAAGCTCCGGTCGATTGCCCGAGCACCTTCTCAGAGCGCATGTTCATCCTCTCCAGCACAGCATCCGCGCTTCATGCCGCCTTCTGATACTGCAATACCCACCAATAGAG ATAAAAGATCGGATTCACCAATTTATTCGACAACTCCACTCACAAGGTCTGGGTCACTCTCAAAGAAGTCATCCTTGCTCAAGACATCAAGTGTTAGGGTGCAG ATGCAGACAGCTTCAGATCCCAAGAGATTGGTGCCGCTGCGGTCATACGCTGATAGGTACAATGATGATTCCAAGGAAAGCGAGCAGACTCTGAAGAAGAGCAAGAAATTCCTCAAGTCTCTGCTCAGTAGGCGCAG ACGGTGCAAGGTGAGCCCTGGCCCTGGAAATGActtgaattattattattatttgctcGAGAGCTAG
- the LOC119319919 gene encoding putative protein ABIL2 isoform X1, which translates to MVEAAGPLRRRGGTMEEVQMEEAFIFSETIKDLKALRPQLYSAAEYFELAYTQEGGKQAVMTNLKEYAVKALVNTVDHLGSISFKVSSLVDQRFDEVAEANLRVSCIQQRAQAIQACVNREGLTQQSLVIAAPKYHKRYILPGDGSVPNAVPNFSEMNKVKSRTTQMHQAFRAAASAAQTKSKDKQASFRKLRSIARAPSQSACSSSPAQHPRFMPPSDTAIPTNRDKRSDSPIYSTTPLTRSGSLSKKSSLLKTSSVRVQMQTASDPKRLVPLRSYADRYNDDSKESEQTLKKSKKFLKSLLSRRRRCKVSPGPGNDLNYYYYLLES; encoded by the exons ATGGTGGAAGCAGCGGGGCCTCTCCGGCGAAGGGGCGGCACCATGGAGGAGGTGCAGATGGAGGAGGCATTCATCTTCTCTGAAACAATCAAG gATCTCAAGGCTCTGCGGCCGCAACTGTATTCTGCAGCAGAGTATTTCGAGCTAGCCTACACACAGGAAGGCGGGAAGCAGGC GGTGATGACCAACCTCAAGGAGTATGCTGTGAAGGCCCTCGTCAACACCGTAGATCACCTAGGGTCCATATCCTTCAAAGTCTCCAGCCTTGTCGATCAAAGGTTCGACGAGGTGGCCGAAGCCAATCTGCGGGTCTCTTGCATCCAGCAG AGAGCTCAAGCGATCCAAGCATGCGTGAACAGAGAAGGCCTGACGCAGCAATCCTTGGTGATCGCCGCTCCAAAGTATCACAAGAGGTACATCTTACCAG GAGATGGCTCAGTTCCCAATGCCGTGCCCAACTTCAGCGAGATGAATAAGGTCAAGAGCAGGACTACACAGATGCATCAGGCCTTCCGCG cagcagcatctgcagctCAAACGAAAAGCAAAGACAAGCAAGCTTCATTTCG CAAGCTCCGGTCGATTGCCCGAGCACCTTCTCAGAGCGCATGTTCATCCTCTCCAGCACAGCATCCGCGCTTCATGCCGCCTTCTGATACTGCAATACCCACCAATAGAG ATAAAAGATCGGATTCACCAATTTATTCGACAACTCCACTCACAAGGTCTGGGTCACTCTCAAAGAAGTCATCCTTGCTCAAGACATCAAGTGTTAGGGTGCAG ATGCAGACAGCTTCAGATCCCAAGAGATTGGTGCCGCTGCGGTCATACGCTGATAGGTACAATGATGATTCCAAGGAAAGCGAGCAGACTCTGAAGAAGAGCAAGAAATTCCTCAAGTCTCTGCTCAGTAGGCGCAG ACGGTGCAAGGTGAGCCCTGGCCCTGGAAATGActtgaattattattattatttgctcGAGAGCTAG
- the LOC119319919 gene encoding putative protein ABIL2 isoform X5, giving the protein MVEAAGPLRRRGGTMEEVQMEEAFIFSETIKDLKALRPQLYSAAEYFELAYTQEGGKQAVMTNLKEYAVKALVNTVDHLGSISFKVSSLVDQRFDEVAEANLRVSCIQQRAQAIQACVNREGLTQQSLVIAAPKYHKRYILPGDGSVPNAVPNFSEMNKVKSRTTQMHQAFRAAASAAQTKSKDKQASFRKLRSIARAPSQSACSSSPAQHPRFMPPSDTAIPTNRDKRSDSPIYSTTPLTRSGSLSKKSSLLKTSSVRVQMQTASDPKRLVPLRSYADRYNDDSKESEQTLKKSKKFLKSLLSRRRSGKEEPLQDSVP; this is encoded by the exons ATGGTGGAAGCAGCGGGGCCTCTCCGGCGAAGGGGCGGCACCATGGAGGAGGTGCAGATGGAGGAGGCATTCATCTTCTCTGAAACAATCAAG gATCTCAAGGCTCTGCGGCCGCAACTGTATTCTGCAGCAGAGTATTTCGAGCTAGCCTACACACAGGAAGGCGGGAAGCAGGC GGTGATGACCAACCTCAAGGAGTATGCTGTGAAGGCCCTCGTCAACACCGTAGATCACCTAGGGTCCATATCCTTCAAAGTCTCCAGCCTTGTCGATCAAAGGTTCGACGAGGTGGCCGAAGCCAATCTGCGGGTCTCTTGCATCCAGCAG AGAGCTCAAGCGATCCAAGCATGCGTGAACAGAGAAGGCCTGACGCAGCAATCCTTGGTGATCGCCGCTCCAAAGTATCACAAGAGGTACATCTTACCAG GAGATGGCTCAGTTCCCAATGCCGTGCCCAACTTCAGCGAGATGAATAAGGTCAAGAGCAGGACTACACAGATGCATCAGGCCTTCCGCG cagcagcatctgcagctCAAACGAAAAGCAAAGACAAGCAAGCTTCATTTCG CAAGCTCCGGTCGATTGCCCGAGCACCTTCTCAGAGCGCATGTTCATCCTCTCCAGCACAGCATCCGCGCTTCATGCCGCCTTCTGATACTGCAATACCCACCAATAGAG ATAAAAGATCGGATTCACCAATTTATTCGACAACTCCACTCACAAGGTCTGGGTCACTCTCAAAGAAGTCATCCTTGCTCAAGACATCAAGTGTTAGGGTGCAG ATGCAGACAGCTTCAGATCCCAAGAGATTGGTGCCGCTGCGGTCATACGCTGATAGGTACAATGATGATTCCAAGGAAAGCGAGCAGACTCTGAAGAAGAGCAAGAAATTCCTCAAGTCTCTGCTCAGTAGGCGCAGGTCTGGAAAAGAAGAACCACTGCAGGATAGTGTTCCTTAG
- the LOC119319919 gene encoding putative protein ABIL2 isoform X2: protein MVEAAGPLRRRGGTMEEVQMEEAFIFSETIKDLKALRPQLYSAAEYFELAYTQEGGKQAVMTNLKEYAVKALVNTVDHLGSISFKVSSLVDQRFDEVAEANLRVSCIQQRAQAIQACVNREGLTQQSLVIAAPKYHKRYILPGDGSVPNAVPNFSEMNKVKSRTTQMHQAFRAASAAQTKSKDKQASFRKLRSIARAPSQSACSSSPAQHPRFMPPSDTAIPTNRDKRSDSPIYSTTPLTRSGSLSKKSSLLKTSSVRVQMQTASDPKRLVPLRSYADRYNDDSKESEQTLKKSKKFLKSLLSRRRRCKVSPGPGNDLNYYYYLLES from the exons ATGGTGGAAGCAGCGGGGCCTCTCCGGCGAAGGGGCGGCACCATGGAGGAGGTGCAGATGGAGGAGGCATTCATCTTCTCTGAAACAATCAAG gATCTCAAGGCTCTGCGGCCGCAACTGTATTCTGCAGCAGAGTATTTCGAGCTAGCCTACACACAGGAAGGCGGGAAGCAGGC GGTGATGACCAACCTCAAGGAGTATGCTGTGAAGGCCCTCGTCAACACCGTAGATCACCTAGGGTCCATATCCTTCAAAGTCTCCAGCCTTGTCGATCAAAGGTTCGACGAGGTGGCCGAAGCCAATCTGCGGGTCTCTTGCATCCAGCAG AGAGCTCAAGCGATCCAAGCATGCGTGAACAGAGAAGGCCTGACGCAGCAATCCTTGGTGATCGCCGCTCCAAAGTATCACAAGAGGTACATCTTACCAG GAGATGGCTCAGTTCCCAATGCCGTGCCCAACTTCAGCGAGATGAATAAGGTCAAGAGCAGGACTACACAGATGCATCAGGCCTTCCGCG cagcatctgcagctCAAACGAAAAGCAAAGACAAGCAAGCTTCATTTCG CAAGCTCCGGTCGATTGCCCGAGCACCTTCTCAGAGCGCATGTTCATCCTCTCCAGCACAGCATCCGCGCTTCATGCCGCCTTCTGATACTGCAATACCCACCAATAGAG ATAAAAGATCGGATTCACCAATTTATTCGACAACTCCACTCACAAGGTCTGGGTCACTCTCAAAGAAGTCATCCTTGCTCAAGACATCAAGTGTTAGGGTGCAG ATGCAGACAGCTTCAGATCCCAAGAGATTGGTGCCGCTGCGGTCATACGCTGATAGGTACAATGATGATTCCAAGGAAAGCGAGCAGACTCTGAAGAAGAGCAAGAAATTCCTCAAGTCTCTGCTCAGTAGGCGCAG ACGGTGCAAGGTGAGCCCTGGCCCTGGAAATGActtgaattattattattatttgctcGAGAGCTAG
- the LOC119319919 gene encoding putative protein ABIL2 isoform X6, translating to MVEAAGPLRRRGGTMEEVQMEEAFIFSETIKDLKALRPQLYSAAEYFELAYTQEGGKQAVMTNLKEYAVKALVNTVDHLGSISFKVSSLVDQRFDEVAEANLRVSCIQQRAQAIQACVNREGLTQQSLVIAAPKYHKRYILPGDGSVPNAVPNFSEMNKVKSRTTQMHQAFRAASAAQTKSKDKQASFRKLRSIARAPSQSACSSSPAQHPRFMPPSDTAIPTNRDKRSDSPIYSTTPLTRSGSLSKKSSLLKTSSVRVQMQTASDPKRLVPLRSYADRYNDDSKESEQTLKKSKKFLKSLLSRRRSGKEEPLQDSVP from the exons ATGGTGGAAGCAGCGGGGCCTCTCCGGCGAAGGGGCGGCACCATGGAGGAGGTGCAGATGGAGGAGGCATTCATCTTCTCTGAAACAATCAAG gATCTCAAGGCTCTGCGGCCGCAACTGTATTCTGCAGCAGAGTATTTCGAGCTAGCCTACACACAGGAAGGCGGGAAGCAGGC GGTGATGACCAACCTCAAGGAGTATGCTGTGAAGGCCCTCGTCAACACCGTAGATCACCTAGGGTCCATATCCTTCAAAGTCTCCAGCCTTGTCGATCAAAGGTTCGACGAGGTGGCCGAAGCCAATCTGCGGGTCTCTTGCATCCAGCAG AGAGCTCAAGCGATCCAAGCATGCGTGAACAGAGAAGGCCTGACGCAGCAATCCTTGGTGATCGCCGCTCCAAAGTATCACAAGAGGTACATCTTACCAG GAGATGGCTCAGTTCCCAATGCCGTGCCCAACTTCAGCGAGATGAATAAGGTCAAGAGCAGGACTACACAGATGCATCAGGCCTTCCGCG cagcatctgcagctCAAACGAAAAGCAAAGACAAGCAAGCTTCATTTCG CAAGCTCCGGTCGATTGCCCGAGCACCTTCTCAGAGCGCATGTTCATCCTCTCCAGCACAGCATCCGCGCTTCATGCCGCCTTCTGATACTGCAATACCCACCAATAGAG ATAAAAGATCGGATTCACCAATTTATTCGACAACTCCACTCACAAGGTCTGGGTCACTCTCAAAGAAGTCATCCTTGCTCAAGACATCAAGTGTTAGGGTGCAG ATGCAGACAGCTTCAGATCCCAAGAGATTGGTGCCGCTGCGGTCATACGCTGATAGGTACAATGATGATTCCAAGGAAAGCGAGCAGACTCTGAAGAAGAGCAAGAAATTCCTCAAGTCTCTGCTCAGTAGGCGCAGGTCTGGAAAAGAAGAACCACTGCAGGATAGTGTTCCTTAG